One Osmerus mordax isolate fOsmMor3 chromosome 16, fOsmMor3.pri, whole genome shotgun sequence genomic window carries:
- the metap1d gene encoding methionine aminopeptidase 1D, mitochondrial: MAAPCAARVISRAGLGGFLQRGCCARGSGRPCGSLSQQHRLFFWRKWNSSHNVVRPATVRPAYTVPKHIQRPDYVFSGVIPDWPGYIEIKDEEQIQGLARACQLARHILLLAGRSLKVGMTTDEIDFIVHQEAIRHNAYPSPLRYGGFPKSVCTSVNNVVCHGIPDSRQLEDGDIINIDVTVYLEGYHGDTSETFLMGHVDEGGQRLVEVARKCRDEAITACKPGAQLCVIGNTISDIAHSNGFRVCPYFIGHGIGSYFHGHPEIWHHANDNDMTMEEGMAFTIEPIVMEGSSEFRILRDKWTAVSADDKRSAQFEHTVVITSDGVEILTKLPEEQEP, encoded by the exons ATGGCGGCTCCCTGTGCAGCTAGAGTCATATCAAGAGCTG GGTTGGGAGGATTCCTTCAGAGGGGGTGTTGTGCAAGGGGTTCTGGACGGCCCTGTGGAAGCCTATCCCAGCAGCACAGGCTGTTCTTCTGGCGCAAGTGGAACAGTTCTCACAACGTTGTCCGCCCTGCTACTGTCAGGCCAGCCTACACAGTGCCTAAG CACATCCAGCGTCCAGACTATGTATTCAGTGGGGTCATACCAGACTGGCCTGGATACATAGAGATCAAGGACGAGGAACAGATACAGGGCCTGGCTCGAGCATGTCAGCTAGCCAGACACATACTTCTGCTCGCTGGCCGCAGTCTGAAG GTTGGCATGACGACAGATGAGATAGACTTCATTGTTCACCAGGAGGCCATCCGTCACAATGCGTACCCCTCTCCTCTGCGGTACGGGGGGTTCCCCAAGTCTGTCTGTACGTCAGTCAACAATGTGGTTTGTCACGGCATACCTGACAG TCGGCAGCTTGAAGATGGAGATATTATCAACATTGATGTGACT GTGTATTTGGAGGGTTACCATGGCGACACATCAGAGACCTTTCTGATGGGTCATGTGGATGAAGGTGGGCAGAGACTGGTGGAAGTAGCCAGGAAGTGTAGAGACGAGGCCATCACTGCCTGTAAACCTGGAGCACAGCTCTGTGTTATAGGAAACAccatcag tGATATAGCACACTCCAATGGCTTCCGTGTGTGTCCCTACTTCATTGGTCATGGCATTGGCTCCTACTTCCACGGGCACCCTGAGATATGGCACCATG CTAACGACAACGACATGACTATGGAGGAAGGCATGGCTTTCACCATTG AGCCTATAGTGATGGAGGGGTCGTCAGAGTTTAGGATCCTGAGGGACAAGTGGACAGCTGTGTCTGCAGATGACAAAAG gtCAGCCCAGTTTGAACATACCGTTGTCATCACCTCTGATGGAGTGGAGATTCTCACCAAACTACCAGAGGAGCAGGAGCCCTGA